The Carassius auratus strain Wakin chromosome 7, ASM336829v1, whole genome shotgun sequence genome contains the following window.
tgacacagaagagcgtgcTTTGCCTGCGTTCagttcatattctccaaaatggcattATGGGGAtgtagagagaaacagaggagacaaattgttgactaaagtcattatttttgttttcttcatgtacaaaaagtattctcatcacttcataacattatggttgaaccactgatggcagatggactattctgacgaagctttcatatttttctggactttgacagtgcaACGTACTTGGctgtcaatgggacagtcacaagcctcccagttttcatccaaaatatcttaaattgtgttaagtaaaataagtaaggtttggaacgacatgagagtatGTGATTAATTACCAAATTGTAATTTTGGGGTAAGGTAGTGATGTTTGGTGCATAACTTGTAACATATATATTGCCTCAAATTATTTGTCTTGCTTAGGTAAGAAATTCTTCCAGTTTTACCCGGTCAGTATTTTACCAGGCAAAAAGAAATATCCTAAAGACTCACTTTCAAGGAAACTGAGCTGTGTAATGAGACTTACGTGTAAGAAACATTTGCAACCACTTACACAAGGTACAAAACCTATCACGGGTGtaaccatttaaaatgtatacgtaccatttaaataatatgtacactttaggtataTGGACCTTTACATTACTAATATAGGAGTAAATAAGGTACTTCTTTTAGATACCATATACAGTAGATATCAAAACTGTACATTGCCCTTTCTGAACTTTACTCTCAGTAGttatagtagtaatagtaatagttgtCAGACTTCAGCACAGAAGTCAACTATAACCTAAATGACATGCAAAGATTCGTCACATGGTGGCAGTGCTGTCTTTAGAAACAAGTAACAAGCGGGGAAAAGCCATTCTAACAGTTTATGAAATAAGATGAATTATTTGGGTTCTGTAGAGACCCTAACCCTGCATTAAATCTACCCCTCAcacaaaactttctgcattttttgaTTTTAGATTTATAAGCCTGTTTCCTCATTGGGACCAACAAGGACAATGATTTTGAATATTGCCAtctttgtggggacatttggaCCCCATagcctacactgttaaaaatgttcctttatttttacagtaagttactggcagCATGTACGGTTACCAATGTACTGTAATTGAACTTTACAGTGTGTAAAATAGTGTACTGTATAACTAAAAAactgtattgtactgtatattcACATATTCAGCAGTAGTTAAAGAATGCATAAAGAGACTAATATCATATATGAAACATGAATGCGAAAACAACTTAAAAATGGCAACTTCTCTTTTTTGGGACACAACAATATAcacaaaaagtgtaaaaaaaaaaaacgttttacagCTTTAAGCTATGACTACAATGAACAGTTCAGGAGATCTTACAAGTCATTTACATCGCATATATCACAATAGCCTGTTTTACAGGATGTCTATCAAATTACCATAATAATTCAGTCACcagatgcctttttttttttacaaattgactTAAAAGtatgaaacataaaaatacatttttttctgagaGCCAACAATTTTCATAGTGTATAAAGCTAGGTTTACTATGTGATGCTAGATTAGGAACAATAAATTACAAAGTCTACAGCTTTAAGCTATTTGTTTTCTACTTCAGACCTACTCAATTgtcacaaacaatcaagaatagATCATTTTATATAATCATGTTACTATGTAACAATAGCccttttttttacagaatgtcTATAAacatatcattaaaaataatgtaaggATGATAAATAATGTTGGCATAggatttgtaagaaaaatattgattaatctcacatatctttacaaaaaaaataagattttttttttttaaatcctactCCTAAAAATGagttgtttcattattttaatgtccaTTTTAGGTAGACTTATCATGGATGAAAAGCCCATGCAGGTCCATATGAATAGCAGTGTCAATGGTAGCGCGACCAATCTCTTTAAAGGACTTAGCATCCAGGACCACCAGGAAAGGGGGCTTTTGGGGATTGAATGAAACCACAGAAGACAGGATAACACCTGGAATTGAAGAAAAAGCACTTATGTTATGTCAAGACAACATGACTATAAAAGATTTGCTCTAATAGTAAGCTGCCTAATCATTATGGAACATCACACCTGACCAGTTTGGTTCACTCTACATAGGCAGCTTCTCCATGTGCCACACAAATAGCAAAAAGCATGGGTGACTCAACTTGCAATTGATTTAAACAGAGTTCAATCATAATTACTTTCTCAGTAGTTTTAGTATGGATAAGTTGTATCTGGACTAGATCTGCAACACACTGCTGTATGGACTTGCTACATACTTCCAATAGATACACAGGCACACTTCTATGAGCATTGTAATATACATCAATCCTGTAGCAGTGGAACTAGGGGAGGTAGAGGGTCTCAAAGCAACtgttaggctgatgatacacctGGCAACTTCCTCCAAcattttttgagcaatgttgcttgaGCACTTCTCCATTTAGAATGGGTAACAAATTTCTATCTGGATCCTTTAGATCGGTcgtgggccctgtgtctcacctggtcGCCTGCTGATGGCAACATTAGCCAAAGTTGCCCTGCAACATTGTTCAAAAAGTTGCCTCGTATGTCATCAGCTTTAGAGTTTTTTGCGGAACCAGCTTACAACAAATACTGAAACAAACTATTTAAATGAGCAAGCAATCTCTAGGGTAAGCAGAGGccaacactgcaaaaaaaaaaaaaaaaaaaaaaaaaaaaaggcttatcttagtatttttgtcttgtttctagtaaaaatatataaaaattacacaatatatttagtcttgtttccaGTTTAAAAACTAACTTGTTTTTAACTAAATGCActtattttgcttaaaataagtaaaataatctgCCAATGTAGTAAATAAAATACTTATGTTAAGAATATTTTACATACCACACTTGTAATTGTTTTAtgcaaaatgcacttaaaatcAAGGTTTTTTTTACCCATGGAAACAAGACTAATTGTATTATGTAATTTTGCTTATCtagtaaatgcatcttaatttaagaattttaagatattttgacaagaaacaagacaaaaatactaagataagccttttttgttgttgcttttaatCAGCTTGTGCCATGCAAGAAATTATGTGAGTGCTGCATTTTAAAGACTAGTTATTTGTTTTCAAATCTTTTCTTATGcataaatattatcaatatttagcaaaaatgtcaaaagtGTCTAAAAATGCTCACCCTCATCTTCTTCAACAGCATCTGGAGATGCCACAAACACTGGCTCAGACGGGTAACATTCCTCCTCTATCCACACTTGGTGTGTCCTGGTAGCTATGTCCACTTTTGCAATCTATGTAACAAGAGGTCATATTACTGAATTATGGCATTTTATGGTGCCAACAACAGCAAGGTATTTGGtttgaataaatgcaaaacatttaccttGCTTGGATATGGTGACCAATCCACCCTGGTGCCATAGAAGTACCTGTACTTCTTACTGTTGAATTTGTAGTTAATCCCTGGCAATTCTAAACCTATTATTATACAAGAAACAATGGTAAAAATtaggtggtgggggggggggtacataAAAATGATAAAGTTCTGAATATAGGAATCACCCTCAAAAATAGTGTCAGGGGTGCAGTAGATGGAGCCGTCCTGCTTCAGCACTGCTGTGGCTGTTGTGTCCTGTAACTTCACAAGGTTGGTGTCTGGTGGAGCTTCCTGATGGCATGAGAGAAAAGATTTGTTATTCTATGAAAAGTGATATGGTAAATGAAAAGCCTAAATTGGATATGGAATTTGGTCTCAATTCAGTTTGATTCTATTCAGTGGTATTGATACAATGAATAATTATTTACAGAAATATGCTAAGACTTCTCCTGTTTTATCCAATTTATCCACAGATCTACATACTGTTCAAGACTGTttactgtttttgtgtgtttatgtcttGCCTATAATACAGCATATTCTAAACAACTATTAAATTTCATCATGATTTGAATTAGAATTATTTTCAGAATAATGCATTTGCAGTTTTCCTCTTAATGTTTCCTGCTTTACCTCGTCTATGTTGAGAGGAAGGACAAACCGTTGACATGTTGGTCTAGAGAAGTCCTTGTTGTTCTCTATAAATTTGTCAACGTCTTGCTTCATGTTGTGTATGTAGAACATATCGTACAGATTGCTGTCCTGGTATGTGATCAAGTCAAAGACAACATGTCCATCTTCTTCATAAGCATTGATGTGATGGAAGACCACAAATGCGTCTGCGTAGTACTTTGTGCTCACAGTTTTCCCAGTCCTCTTACTGACCAGATGGATCAGTGTCTATATGGTGATCAAAACCAATAGTTAGACTTATTTTTATGAACGAATGGAGTACTGTTTTACACAAAACAGaagacttttttctcacaatatcATCTTTGTCGAATTTAAGGCAACTGCCCCAGTTGACATCCCTGAAGTAAGCTGTGGCCAGTTTGAAGATATCCAGCTTGAAGGCCTGCTCTACAAAGATAATGTAGTTCTCCGTCATGCCGAAGCTGTGGAAGTAGCTCGGATACAAGGTGGAGCGGAAAGGAATGGAGCAAATTTGTTCCACCTTCGCAAGAGCTGGCTTCTTCTCTTTATCTGAAATCAGAAATGTATGCATTGTTTAGCtgttccttctgaaatacaataAATTTTATACAATAACACTTGTGGTGTAATTAAGATGTCTACTGCCACACCAAAGCACAACCAACAGCCTAAGCTGATTTACTGCTTCGACTGGTCTACCAAgctggttttaaagtggttttggccacttatttagcaggtcaggctggtctTAACATGTTTTCAgctggttttttatttattttatatatatatatatatatatatatatatatatatatatatatatatatatatatatatatatatatatatatatatatatatatatttttttttttttttttttttttttttttttttttgttactgaatcaactggttttagcaaACACATGGAAACATGCTAACAAGCTAGTAACCTGCTGATCTGGCTAGAAACATGCCAGCGACATGCTAGTAAGTTGCTAATCAAGCTTGCAAAATGCTAGTCATTTGATAATCATGCTGGAAACGTTGTAGCGACATGCTAGACACTCACTAATCATGCTAGCATCATGTTAGTAACttactaatcatgctagcaacatgctatagaaacatttaaacaacatgctagttacttgttaataatactaacaacatgctagtcacttgctaatcatgctaggaacatgttTGTAACttactaatcatgctagcaacatgctagttacttacTAGACATGTTAAGAATATGTTAGTAACTTACAAAtcttgctagcaacatgttatAAACATGTAAACAACATGTTAGTTACTTGTTAATAATattaacgacatgctagtcacttgctaatcattctAGCCACATTCAAGTTACTTTGCTAATAATGttaacatgttagtcacttgctaatcatgctaatgacatgctagtcatgctagcaacatgctagtcacttgctaatcatgctaacaacatggtaatcatgctagcaacatgctaccaAATTCTATCTCTACCAAACAAAATTTATGTCTGCGTGATTAATTTTACATCAGACTTCTTTGTGAATGATAGGTATACTCCTGAAGAATGGAGCACTGCCAACTGTTTGTGATCTAGGTACACCTCCAGAAGAAGTAAGTATCACATGTTAGTTTTGCAAATTGCCTTTCTGAAAGAACTTCTTGACACTTTGTAAGGCCAATATTGTTAAAGCAACCATTGTCTGTCTGTTTTCACTGATGCTGAGTTCACATGCTACCAGAATGGTTGCAAATAGGAATGTGggagttaaaatataaaattatttaaagataaCAGGCTTGTACTAATAGTGGAGTGTTTATTTGCAAAGGCCATCACCGATATTTGCCCGGAGCTTGAGCACTTGAAGCTCCGCCCTCTTCTCTGGGAGTACCAGCTCATTTGCATATAGAAGGAAAGATGAAAATGGCACGTTCTGGATCATATCCTAATAAGTGGCAATTTTAACAAGCTATAAAAATTATCTGTAAGGTATCTTGAGCtaaaacttcacacacacacacacacacacacacacacacacactggggacatcagagacttattttacatcttgtgaaaaggggcataataggtcccctttaggattttaaaactacttcaaattttctggctaggctttttcaagccaacttaaagtttgccTACAAACTTTGCTATCAAGAtcctatatataataataaaaatataaaaacaaatatttcattttgggCTATAAAGTCTTCAAGTTGTCTAAGAATATTTGTAGACATAATAACTTTTATTAAGTTTTGCATTTGGACATATTTCGATATTATAAATGACTACTTTGTGGctgatttgtaattttttattgtgAAGTTCACAACTCTGactattatttatgcaatttctAATCATGTCTATGTTTTTTGTATTCATACAGCAAAGGGCCACAATAGTCACCAATTGTATACATTTCTCTTGTTACCTGTGGCATTGGCTGGCACCTTGAAAATAACATATTTCGGTCTTCCGAAATTCATAATGGCAGTGCCCATGTTGTACGTGTTCCCTTCTTCATCATAGTGAGGGTGTGCAGTTGCCAAGTTAATGGCAATGTGGTTTCTGTAGTTAGTCTACAATGATAATAAAGACATATTTATCTTCAGTGGCATGAGAAAAACATCTTGAGATGCAGCagacaaacaaatgaatgaatgaacagatCTGGACTTACTCTTCCTAATGTTTCTAATGTCAGTGGGTCAATTTGGTTTATGTAGTTCACTTCTGATGATGCGTAATAATCTTCACcatattttatgatgtttatgagaTTATTATCTGTGAAATCCGGAATGGCGTTCATCAAGTAACTGAAGGCTCTACAAAGCAATACAAAGTAATTTACCAGGTCATTTTGATTGGActcttaatacaaaattaaaatggttTAGAAGGAATGACCGTTTACTTGGAGAATATATTCTTGCAGGGATCTGGATAAACCATGGTTCCAAATTCAGACACAACGATCCTATTGGC
Protein-coding sequences here:
- the bco1l gene encoding beta,beta-carotene 15,15'-dioxygenase, producing MLSFFWRNGVETPEPLKADVTGSIPPWLQGTLLRNGPGLFSVGNTSYKHWFDGMALIHSFTFKDGDVFYRSKFLNSETYKKNIAANRIVVSEFGTMVYPDPCKNIFSKAFSYLMNAIPDFTDNNLINIIKYGEDYYASSEVNYINQIDPLTLETLGRTNYRNHIAINLATAHPHYDEEGNTYNMGTAIMNFGRPKYVIFKVPANATDKEKKPALAKVEQICSIPFRSTLYPSYFHSFGMTENYIIFVEQAFKLDIFKLATAYFRDVNWGSCLKFDKDDITLIHLVSKRTGKTVSTKYYADAFVVFHHINAYEEDGHVVFDLITYQDSNLYDMFYIHNMKQDVDKFIENNKDFSRPTCQRFVLPLNIDEEAPPDTNLVKLQDTTATAVLKQDGSIYCTPDTIFEGLELPGINYKFNSKKYRYFYGTRVDWSPYPSKIAKVDIATRTHQVWIEEECYPSEPVFVASPDAVEEDEGVILSSVVSFNPQKPPFLVVLDAKSFKEIGRATIDTAIHMDLHGLFIHDKST